A part of Anabas testudineus chromosome 7, fAnaTes1.2, whole genome shotgun sequence genomic DNA contains:
- the slc35c2 gene encoding solute carrier family 35 member C2, which yields MACRVQLCRVLRTVGLVLLYYVFSIGITFYNKWLMKDFHYPLFMTLVHLAINFCLSALTRRAIQSWTGKPRIILSWRHYLFKVAPTAFATTLDIGLSNWSFLFITISLYTMTKSSAVLFILFFSLVFKLEEPNPFLILVVLLISSGLFMFTFESTQFNLEGFIMVLLASFLGGIRWTLTQVLMQKAELGLQNPIDTMYHLQPLMFLGLFPLFLYNEGLSLSMSEKLFRVTELSPFLSSLFKLSIGGLLAFGLGFSEFLLVSRTSSLTLSISGIFKEICTLLLAAYLMGDKMSVLNWLGFAVCLCGISLHVGLKTYYSKNKGPSLRQLSRKGPELKMPLLRLNGDEGENSAADDDDEEQEVFMH from the exons ATGGCGTGCCGGGTCCAGCTTTGCCGAGTGCTTCGCACTGTTGGATTAGTTCTCCTCTACTACGTCTTCTCTATAGGCATCACCTTCTACAATAAATGGCTCATGAAG GACTTCCATTACCCCCTCTTCATGACGTTAGTTCACCTGGCCATCAACTTCTGCCTGTCGGCCCTGACGCGACGGGCCATACAGAGCTGGACAGGGAAGCCCAGAATCATTTTGAGCTGGAGACACTACCTCTTCAAAGTGGCTCCCACAG CTTTTGCAACAACACTTGATATCGGACTTTCCAACTGGAGCTTTCTCTTCATCACTATTAGCTT GTACACGATGACCAAGTCCTCAGCAGTGCTCTTtatcctctttttctccctggTCTTTAAACTAGAGGAGCCA AATCCATTCCTGATCCTGGTGGTCTTGTTGATCTCCAGTGGtctgtttatgtttacatttgagTCTACCCAGTTTAACCTGGAGGGCTTCATCATGGTGCTGCTGGCGTCCTTCCTAGGGGGGATCCGCTGGACTCTCACTCAAGTGCTCATGCAGAAAGCAGAGCTGG GCCTTCAGAACCCAATAGACACCATGTACCACCTCCAACCTCTGATGTTCCTTGGACTGTTTCCCCTCTTTCTGTATAATGAAG gGCTGAGCCTCAGTATGTCAGAAAAGTTATTCAGGGTTACGGAGCTCtcaccttttctctcttcactcttcAAACTGAGCATCGGGGGCTTACTGGCCTTTGGTTTGGGCTTCTCAGAGTTCCTGCTGGTCTCCAGAACCTCTAGCCTTACGTTATCCATATCAGGGATATTTAAG GAGATCTGCACTCTGCTTTTGGCAGCATATTTGATGGGCGACAAAATGAGTGTGCTTAATTGGCTGGGATTTGCTGTGTGCCTCTGTGGCATTTCATTACATGTGGGACTCAAGACATATTATTCCAAAA ATAAGGGCCCTTCGTTAAGGCAGCTCAGCCGTAAGGGCCCAGAACTAAAGATGCCATTACTGCGTCTGAACGGAGACGAAGGAGAGAATTCAGCTGCTGATGATGACGATGAGGAACAAGAAGTCTTTATGCACTGA